From the genome of Phytohabitans rumicis, one region includes:
- the mscL gene encoding large conductance mechanosensitive channel protein MscL has translation MLKGFKDFIMRGNVVDLAVGIVIGAAFTAVVTQLTNSFLKPLIQVLGGGGQLAGVWKIRGVDFDWAAFVNAAITFLLTAAALYFLIVMPMNRLAERRRRGEEPPPAAPSEEIKLLTEIRDALVANATKTQVPGQR, from the coding sequence ATGCTCAAGGGTTTCAAGGACTTCATCATGCGCGGGAACGTCGTCGACCTGGCGGTCGGCATCGTGATCGGCGCCGCGTTCACGGCCGTGGTGACACAGCTCACCAACTCCTTCCTCAAGCCGCTCATACAGGTCCTCGGCGGCGGCGGCCAGCTCGCCGGCGTCTGGAAGATCCGCGGCGTGGACTTCGACTGGGCCGCGTTCGTCAACGCCGCCATCACTTTCCTGCTGACCGCCGCGGCCCTCTACTTCCTCATCGTCATGCCGATGAACAGGCTGGCCGAGCGGCGCCGGCGGGGCGAGGAGCCGCCGCCCGCCGCCCCCAGCGAGGAGATCAAGCTGCTCACCGAGATCCGCGACGCGCTCGTCGCCAACGCCACCAAGACCCAGGTCCCCGGGCAGCGATAG
- a CDS encoding CynX/NimT family MFS transporter produces MVAPATTLPTSRTKGTAFVLAGILLVALNLRAAITSLGPLLDEVRVGLHFSGAMAGVVTTMPTIAFAVFGAVTPWLVRRFAPSRVLVAAMVALVAGEAVRVSTGSTAVFVATSALALAGIAVANILLPLLVRQHFPERTGLITGAYTVSLTAGATVAAASAVPIADAFGSWRAGLGAWTLLAAVAVLPWLPILRRRTGARAVPTAAGGRVRAGRTRLGWAMAVYFGTQALSGYATIGWLAQLFRDSGYRPQSAGLLLAAVTAVGIPVALAMPTLATRLGNLRPLVLVLAVAMISSYVGLALAPHGGALAWVVLLAIGQGAFPLSLVVIGLRARTPEGTVALSAFTQCVGYLIAALGPLVVGALYEATGGWRIPLVFLIAAALVQLVAGLAVSRVRYVED; encoded by the coding sequence GTGGTAGCGCCAGCAACGACCCTCCCCACCAGTCGCACCAAGGGCACCGCGTTCGTCCTCGCGGGCATCCTGCTCGTGGCGCTCAACCTGCGGGCCGCCATCACCAGCCTGGGCCCGCTCCTCGACGAGGTGCGCGTCGGCCTGCACTTTTCCGGCGCCATGGCCGGCGTGGTGACGACCATGCCGACGATCGCGTTCGCCGTGTTCGGGGCGGTGACGCCGTGGCTGGTCCGCCGCTTCGCCCCGAGCCGGGTGCTCGTCGCGGCGATGGTCGCGCTCGTCGCCGGCGAGGCGGTACGGGTCAGCACCGGCTCGACGGCCGTCTTCGTGGCGACCAGCGCGCTGGCCCTCGCCGGGATCGCGGTCGCCAACATCCTGCTGCCGCTGCTGGTCCGGCAGCACTTCCCGGAGCGGACCGGGCTCATCACCGGGGCGTACACGGTGTCGCTGACGGCCGGCGCGACGGTGGCCGCCGCGTCGGCGGTGCCGATCGCGGACGCCTTCGGCTCCTGGCGGGCCGGGTTGGGCGCGTGGACGCTGCTCGCCGCGGTGGCCGTACTCCCGTGGCTGCCGATCCTGCGGCGCCGGACCGGCGCGCGGGCCGTGCCCACGGCGGCCGGTGGTCGGGTACGGGCCGGCCGCACCCGCCTGGGCTGGGCGATGGCGGTCTACTTCGGCACGCAGGCCCTGAGCGGGTACGCGACGATCGGCTGGCTGGCCCAACTCTTCCGCGACTCGGGCTACCGGCCGCAGTCGGCGGGACTGCTGCTCGCCGCGGTGACCGCGGTCGGCATCCCGGTGGCGTTGGCGATGCCGACGCTCGCCACCCGGCTGGGCAACCTGCGCCCGCTGGTGCTGGTGCTGGCCGTCGCCATGATCTCGTCGTACGTCGGCCTGGCGCTGGCGCCGCACGGCGGTGCGCTGGCGTGGGTGGTGCTGCTGGCGATCGGGCAGGGCGCGTTTCCGCTCAGCCTGGTGGTGATCGGCCTACGCGCGCGTACGCCGGAGGGCACGGTGGCCCTCTCGGCGTTCACGCAGTGCGTCGGTTACCTGATCGCGGCGCTCGGTCCGCTCGTGGTCGGTGCCCTCTACGAGGCGACCGGCGGTTGGCGGATCCCGCTGGTCTTCCTGATCGCCGCCGCCCTGGTCCAGTTGGTGGCTGGCCTGGCGGTGTCCCGCGTCCGCTACGTAGAAGACTGA
- a CDS encoding FadR/GntR family transcriptional regulator, whose product MTLAVGSRPTLVRQVIDQLREQVASGQWPVGARIPTEPRLVEALGVGRNTVREAVRALVHAGVLECRQGSGTYVISSDEMSGAVTRRLAAARTAEAVEVRRAFEVEAARLAALRRTKKDLAALDGALADREAAWRSGRVSAFVEADAALHIVIVAAAHNAMLAELYASFDAAMRATIAEGVGGELHPDRYVDHTRLVDAIRAGDPDRAAAEAGAFLEV is encoded by the coding sequence ATGACACTCGCTGTTGGTTCCCGCCCGACGCTGGTCCGGCAGGTGATCGATCAGCTGCGCGAGCAGGTCGCCAGCGGGCAGTGGCCGGTCGGCGCCCGGATCCCGACCGAGCCGCGGCTCGTCGAGGCGCTCGGCGTGGGCCGTAACACGGTCCGGGAGGCGGTGCGCGCGCTGGTGCACGCCGGCGTGCTGGAGTGCCGTCAGGGCTCGGGCACCTATGTGATCTCGTCCGACGAGATGTCCGGTGCGGTGACCCGCCGGCTGGCGGCCGCCCGGACGGCCGAGGCGGTCGAGGTGCGCCGGGCCTTCGAGGTGGAGGCGGCACGGCTGGCCGCGCTACGGCGTACCAAGAAAGACCTGGCGGCGCTCGACGGCGCGCTCGCGGACCGCGAGGCCGCGTGGCGATCCGGCCGGGTCTCCGCTTTTGTCGAGGCGGACGCGGCGCTGCACATCGTGATCGTGGCGGCCGCGCACAACGCGATGCTCGCGGAGCTGTACGCGTCCTTCGACGCGGCCATGCGCGCCACGATCGCCGAAGGGGTGGGCGGCGAGCTGCACCCGGACCGGTATGTGGATCACACGCGGCTGGTGGACGCGATCCGGGCCGGCGACCCGGATCGGGCGGCGGCCGAGGCGGGTGCGTTTCTGGAGGTATGA
- a CDS encoding PadR family transcriptional regulator: MDQDRRGQWLRGVLDVCVLALLSHRESYGYELAQAFDEAGMGQIQGGTLYPVLLRLQRTGLVAAEWREGEAGPARKYYRLTPSGEQSMRQLTADWAAFAGRVDAILGGGSQHEQ, from the coding sequence GTGGATCAAGACCGGCGGGGTCAGTGGCTGCGCGGCGTACTCGACGTCTGCGTGCTGGCGCTGCTGAGCCACCGCGAGTCATACGGCTACGAGCTGGCCCAGGCGTTCGACGAGGCCGGGATGGGCCAGATCCAGGGCGGCACGCTGTACCCGGTGCTGCTGCGCCTGCAGCGCACCGGGCTGGTCGCGGCCGAGTGGCGCGAAGGCGAGGCCGGTCCGGCCCGCAAGTACTACCGGCTCACCCCGTCCGGGGAGCAGAGCATGCGCCAGCTGACCGCCGACTGGGCCGCGTTCGCCGGCCGGGTGGACGCCATATTGGGAGGTGGCTCTCAGCATGAACAATGA
- a CDS encoding ATP-binding cassette domain-containing protein: MNNDHWLHALGQELARQQLGPDVARHVIAEAAAHLRDSGQPALRAFGTPQGYATAVAESLTAQRRPPRRPPGGVRLDARRITKRYGRRAVLKDVNLTVRAGEVAAIVGANGCGKSTLLRICAGLVSPDSGTVVVDGVLGYCPQDAGTYDFLLPDEHFVLVGAGRGMDRAQSRRVGRAGAATLQWEPTVGVQARHLSGGTRQKLNLVMASMGDPDVLLLDEPYQGFDRGTYLDFWQHVWRWRDEGRAIVVVTHLLSQLDQVDQVVTLEGAA, from the coding sequence ATGAACAATGACCACTGGTTGCACGCCCTCGGCCAGGAGTTGGCCCGGCAGCAGCTCGGCCCGGACGTGGCACGCCACGTCATCGCCGAGGCCGCCGCCCACCTGCGCGACAGCGGCCAGCCGGCGCTGCGGGCCTTCGGCACGCCACAGGGATACGCGACCGCCGTCGCCGAGAGCCTCACCGCCCAGCGCCGCCCACCACGGCGTCCGCCCGGCGGCGTCCGGCTCGACGCCCGCCGGATCACCAAGCGGTACGGCCGCCGCGCCGTCCTCAAGGACGTCAACCTGACCGTACGGGCGGGCGAAGTGGCGGCCATCGTCGGCGCCAACGGATGCGGCAAGAGCACGCTCCTGCGGATCTGCGCCGGCCTGGTCTCCCCCGACTCGGGCACGGTGGTCGTGGACGGCGTGCTGGGCTACTGCCCGCAAGACGCCGGCACGTACGACTTCCTCCTGCCCGACGAGCACTTCGTCCTGGTCGGCGCCGGCCGGGGCATGGACCGCGCCCAGTCCCGGCGGGTCGGCCGGGCCGGCGCCGCCACGTTGCAGTGGGAGCCGACCGTTGGCGTGCAGGCGCGCCACCTGTCCGGCGGCACCCGGCAAAAGCTCAACCTGGTGATGGCGTCCATGGGCGACCCCGACGTGCTGCTGCTGGACGAGCCGTACCAGGGGTTCGACCGCGGCACGTACCTCGACTTCTGGCAGCACGTGTGGCGCTGGCGCGACGAGGGCCGGGCGATCGTGGTGGTTACCCACCTGCTGAGCCAACTGGACCAGGTGGATCAGGTGGTCACGCTGGAGGGAGCCGCATGA